In Cryptomeria japonica chromosome 10, Sugi_1.0, whole genome shotgun sequence, a genomic segment contains:
- the LOC131053794 gene encoding uncharacterized protein LOC131053794, with protein sequence MERTLKRLKACKAKRQASPPPAKLRKSGASDAFQKLNIIGCEPNINIVEEPKMTRAQWKSGQIEVQELGSHAVIKITDKWKRGIVMQIHLALEECKVDVLQSNVTTIGDNIVQFTTIQMNPGVTTNIKTIVDAIEKASTLI encoded by the exons ATGGAAAGAACTCTGAAAAGGTTGAAAGCTTGTAAAGCCAAACGCCAAGCTTCTCCCCCACCTGCCAAGCTAAGAAAATCTGGAGCTTCTGATGCATTTCAAAAATTGAATATTATTGGCTGTGAGCCCAATATTAATATTGTTGAAGAACCA AAAATGACTAGAGCACAATGGAAATCAGGACAGATAGAAGTTCAAGAATTGGGTAGTCATGCAGTGATAAAGATTACTGACAAATGGAAAAGAGGGATTGTAATGCAAATTCATCTTGCATTGGAGGAGTGCAAAGTGGATGTGCTCCAATCAAATGTAACAACAATTGGGGACAACATAGTGCAGTTCACCACCATACAA ATGAATCCAGGCGTGACTACAAACATCAAGACAATAGTAGATGCAATTGAAAAGGCTTCCACTCTCATCTAA